In the Nitrospira sp. genome, ATCCTTCGTTCAGTTGCGCAATATGGTCTCGGAGTACCCGGATTTCTTCTTTGAGGACCTCCCGGGCTTGCTCGGCAGCCTGACAGGCCTGCTGGGCATCTCGAAGTTCATCCATTTGGACAGCGGCACTGGCATCACTCTCTCCAATCCGTTGATCGCGCTCGGCGAGGGAGCGTTCGAGTTGTTGGATCATGGTGCGATGAGCGGCTTCGCGATCACTCAGTTCGACTTCCAGTTGGTGGATGCGATCTTGTGCCGCCTGAAGCTGCTTGACTTGGGCACGCAGCCGATCCCGATCGGCCAATCCTTCGTTCAGTTGCGTAATGTGGTCTTGGAGGGCGCTCACTTCTCGCTCCATCACCTCTCGGGCCTGCTCGGCGCTCTGACAGGTTTGTTGAGCGGCACGGAGGCTGTCTGCTTGAGTCGCGGCAACGGTATCGAACTCCCCAATCCGTTGGTCGCGCTCGGCGAGGGCTCGTTCGAGTTGTTGGATCATGGTGCGATGAGCGGCTTCCCGATCACTCAGTTCGATTTCGAGCTGGTGGACGCGGTCTTGGGTTGCCTCGAGCTGTTTGACCTGGGCGCGTAACCGATCTCGATCGGCCAATCCTTCGTTCAGTTGCATGATATGTTCACGCAAGACTCCCACTTCTCGTTCCATGACGTCCCGAGCCTGCTCGGCGTTTCGACAGGTCTGTTGCGCCCCTTTCAGTTCATGCGTCTGCGTGGCGAGAGTTGCTTCCATTTCGTTCATGCGTCGGCGAGTCGCGGCTCCTTCTGTTTCAGCATGTGTCAGTTGCTTTGATCGGGTGGTGAGCTCCGCTTCGAGGGCTTTGAGCCGTTCATTCCGTGCGATCAGCTCTCGTTGAACGGACGAATGCAGTGTTTCGGATGACATGATCTTTTGTTCAAGAATCTGCACCGCCGAGGTCTTGACCTTTAAATCATGTGCCATTCCGTCCAGAGCCTGCTCCTTGGTCCGTAACAGGCCAGCGAGGTCATGAGTCGGATGCTCCGGTGAGCGTTTCGGGCGTTGTCGCATCCACCAGCCGACCCCAAATCCGATTCCTGCTGCAATCAGGAGGCAGCCGACCATCTGGCTAATCAGCGTCATCATAGGTCACGTAGTCCTTATCATGAGCAACTCGATCCGTTGATTCTGCGGGAGACCAGGCTGGTATTTTCGGTTTGACAGAGGACGTGTCGATCCGTAGCCGATGGTCGTAAACGGGTTTGTGAGTCCCTGCCTCGTCAAGTATTGCTTGACCGCATCGGCCCGATGTCGGCTCAACTGTAAATTATGCTCTGCCGCACCACCAATATCGGTATGGCTGGCAATTTCAATGGGGGCGGTCGGAACTTTTTGTAGGAGGACGACAATGTGATCCAGAACTGCATGACCTTTGGCCGTGATCGTGGCGCTGTCCGGTTCAAACTCGATCGAGGACTTTGCGAGAACCTGGTTCAGTGACAACTGTAGGGCTGAAAGCGAAACAGAAGTGGGGGGCGAGGTCGTTGTCGGTGCGACCATCACGCGGTCTTCAATGGTTAACCCCGCGCGTACTGCAGGAGCGATCGCATGGAGGACATCCGCTTTTTCACGAGGACTCGAGACCTGACCGGTCAGGACCAGGGAATGTCCATCAATGATGATGGAGCCACGTTCCACCATCCAGCCTAAGATCGGCAGAAGTTGTGGAATGGTGTCCACCCATGTGGCTGCACCGACTTGCGGATCAACGGTGAACTGGTCGGTCACACGGATCCCCTTCTTGGCATACAGGGTATGTGCTTGTTGAAGAATCGCCGTCTTGCTTCGTTCACTGGGCAATGAGCCGCGAAACACCAGGCTGTTTTGTTGGAAACTGATATAGAGAGAGGCTGGTGTGATGGCTGCAGCCAGGGGCTGCGAGGGGAGATGTCGAGGAATGCACACCACCGCGAACAATATCAGTGCGACGAGCCCACCAGCCAGAATTCTCGCACGCCTCATGAACTCGGCCCGTTGCGGATGGTTCTGATCACTGGATTGCGGGTCCTGACGGTACCACATGTCACGACTATGTACTAGGTGAGAGCTGCCCAGTCAAGCCGGTCAACTACAGAGGGGATCACAATCTGGTTGCGATTTGATCGCAGCCGGGCTGTACAGTTGCAATGGTAGTGATGAATCCTATTGAACCTGATACCCCATCCCCATTCAATAGATCGTGGGAAACAGCTCGGGAACCGAACGACCTGATGGTGGACCAGAGTCTGGAATCCACCCTACTCGAGTCACTACCGAACCCTTCTTACGGAAGGAAGAGGGATTAAAGGCGTTCTCCGTATTTTTGGTAGTGCTGTTTCTTGGCGGCGGCGATCCAATTCTCCCGCTTAATCCGCGCTGGATCAGTCGCGAGTTTCTTGGCGATCTTCTCCACATCCTCGGGTTTCCATCGAGCGATTTGAATAAAGGTGTGGGTACCCAGCTTCTGAAGCTGGTCGGCAAGGACCGGTCCAATACCGTGGATCTTTTTGAGGTCATCGTGTTGCGCGGGCGTGCTCACTTTCGGTGACCCCCCTGAGGCCTGTGCCTCCGCCCCATTCGAGCGAGATGGGCGAGTGGAGACGGTGAGTGACGGAGGCGTTGCCCGTAGGGTTGCCCGCAGCTCTTTGAGCCGCTTTTGCAGGCGATCGATCTGCTCGTCTTTTTCCGGAATACGCTGCACTTCCTTACGGAGAGTTTGTCGTTCCGCGTGCAGGTCCTTCAGCTCGTGCTGGAGGTTGGCAATCTGGGTGTCGCGTTCCTGCAGCTGTTGTTCGTCGAGTTGATGTTGCGCCTGGAGTTGGTCTTGGACTGCACAGGATTCTTGGAACTTGGCGGCTTCCGCTTCGAGGTCCTGCATCGCGCACGCGTGGGTCCGTTCCCATTCTTTGATCGTCGCTTCTTTCTCGTGCAGGAGGTGGGCCGCCGGCACCAGCTCGTCGATGCGATGGTCACGGTCGGCCAGTGCCCGTTCAAGTTGCTGGATGGTGGCGCGATGAGCGGCTTCCCGATCACTCAGTTCGACTTCCAGCTGATGTACGCGGTCTTGGGTCGCCTCCAGCTTCTTCACCCGGGCGCGGAGTCGTTCCCGGTGGGCCAGGCTTTCATTGAGTTGGGCAATCTGCTCACGAAGGACGCGGATTTCCTCCTTCAGGACTTCGCGGGTCTGTTCGGCGGTTCGGCAGGCCTCCAGGGCATCCTGAACTTCGTCCGCCTGCGCGGTCGCCATCGAATCGAACTCATTGATGCGCCGGTCTCGCTCCGCGAGGGCCTGTTCCAGTTGCTGGAGTGTCGCGCGATGGGCGGCTTCCCGGTCACTGAGTTCGACTTCCAGCTGATGCACGCGGTCTTGTGCCGACTCCAATTTCTCCATGCGGGCTCGGATCTGATCCCGGTCTGCCAGCCCCTCGTTGAGTTGGGCGATCTGTTCACGGAGGACGCGGATTTCCTCTTTCAGGACTTCGCGGGTCTGTTCGGCGGCCTGACAGGCCTGCTGCGCACCACGGAGTTCATCTGTCTGGGCAGCGGCACTCGCATCGAACATCCCAATCCGCTGATCACGCCCGGCGAGGGCTTGTTCGAGTTGTTGGATCATGGTGCGATGGGCAGCTTCCCGATCACTGAGTTCGACTTCCAGCTGATGCACGCGATCTTGGGTTGCCTCCAGTTTCTTGACCTGGGCGCGTAGCCGGTCTCGGTGGGCGAGCCCTTCGTTCTGTTGGGCGATATGCTCACGGAGGACGCGGATTTCCTCTTTCAGGACTTCGCGGGTCTGCTCGGCAGTCCGGCAGGCCTCTAGGGCATCCTGAACTTCGTCCGCCTGCGCGGCCGCCATCGAATCGAACTCATTGATCCGCCGGTCTCGCTCCGCCAAGGCCTGTTCCTGTTGCTGGAGTGTCGTGCGATGAGCGGCTTCCCGGTCACTGAGTTCGACTTCCAGCTGATGCACGCGGTCTTGGGTCGCCTCCAGTTTCTTGACCTGGGCGCGCAGCCGATCTTGATGGGCAAGCGCTTCGTTCTGTTGGGCGATCTGTTCACGAAGGACGCGGATTTCCTCCTTCAGGATTTCACGGGCCTGTTCGGCAGTTTGACAGGCGTACTGCGCACCACGCAGCTCGTCCATGTGGGTCGCAGCAAGGGTGTCGAATTCCCCGATGCGCCGGTCTCGCTCCGCCAGGGCCTGTTCCAGTTGCTGGAGTGTTGCGCGATGGGCGGCTTCCCGGTCACTGAGTTCGACTTCCAGCTGATGCACGCGACCTCGCATCGACTCCAACTCCTTGACTTGAGTGCGAAGACGCTCTCGGGCGGGGAGGCCTTCGTTGAGTTGGGTGATCTGTTCCCTGAGGATACGGATTTCCTCCTTCAGGATTTCACGGGCCTGTTCGGCAGCCTGACAGGCCTGCTGGGCACTACGGAGCTCCTCCATCTGAGCAGCGGCGTTCGTATCAAACGCACCAATTCGCTGATCGCGTTCCGTGAGGAGCTGTTCGAGCTGCTGGATTCTGCGGCGATGAGCGGCTTCCCGATCACTGAGTTCGACTTCCAACAGATGAACACGATCTTGAGCCGATTCCAGCTTCTCCATACGGACTCGGACTTGATCTCGATCAGCCAGCCCTTCGTTGAGCTGGGCAATATGTTCACGCAGGACACGGATCTCTTCCTTCAGGACTTCGCGAGCTTGTTGAGCCCCGCGGAGTTCTTCGGTCTGGGCAGCCATGATTGACTTCAGCTCATTCACCTGTTGTTGCGCCGCAACTCCATCGGTCTCAATGTCCGCCACCCGCTTCGATCGGAGAGCCAACTCTGCCTCGAGGGCTTTGATTTGTTCGCCGCGAGAGACAAGCTCTCGTTGGGCGGAGTTGAACTGCGTCTCCGATGACATGATCTTCTGCTCGAGAATCTGCATGGCGGCGGTCTTTACCTTCAGATCATGAGACGTCGTCTCCAGCGTCCGTTCCTTCGTCCGCAACAGATTGACAAGCTCTTGGTATTGTTGCTCTAAAGAACCTTTTGGAGGAGGTTGTAGCCATCTGCCCAGTGTGCTCATAGTTGATCAGTCCTTACAGCAGCTGCGTGATGTGATGATGCGGTTGAAGACGTATGTTTGGGTTGATGCCGCATGTGACGTGAGGGAGTGTATCGAGGCATATCCGGATCTGCTTGTGGGCGATGGAGTCGCATGCTTCTGGGGAACAAGGGCGTGGTGGTGGGATGCTCCGGCTGCAGGAGGAAGTATCAACGCCATGCCGCCAGTAAGAATCTCCGCATGCTTCACGAGCTTTTGCCCACTGTGGATGATGTGATGCCTGGAGTTCAACATCTGACCGTACCACAATCGATGAGGCATGTACCAGAGTGAAAGTTTGATAGACTCTTCTTCTTGATTAGGAGTAGGGAGTCGAGAGGCTGCTCTCAGTTTGGTCTGGGGGATATCGAGAAAACTGCGGGGTTCGTTACGGGTATGATTGGCCGCGAGACTGGATGGAATACCTTGGGAAAGACGGGTGAGTCAGTGGAGGCCTCTCCGGAAGCAATCGGATCGAGTGAAGTGAATGCTCTGTTCGATGTGCATGATGCGGCGACCTGAGGATCCACCATAATAGATAGGACGTTCTCGGCTGTACAATCAGGTCGGTTGTTCTGGAATAATTGGAATAAAACGCTTGACAGAATAATAATGAAGTGGGGCTCACCAGTGTACGGTGAGCCCGCCGGTAGGTCGTCTGCGGAGTTACCCTACCACAGACCTATGCATGCACTTTCTGATGATCGTCCCTGCGACGGCGGAGTTTCTCTCCGACGCGAGTGCGTTCGCGCTCATACCCCACGGCGGCGTAGTACAACGCCCGATCGAAGAATTGGCCGAGGATGTGCATGAGCTCCAGCTCACCCTGCAATTCCATAGGGCCGTCCGAAAAGCCTTCACGCTGAACGAAGGTCACCATGTGTTCTCTGGTGGCGGTGATGGCCCACAGGAAATGGCTGAACGCGACGCCTTGCCCCGCACGCCGCACACCTAAATCCGTGTAGCGCATCTCAATCTCAAGCTCGGTCATATCCATCAACCAGTTGTTTAAGTTTTGGTAGATTTCGCTGGTGCGGGCTTGGAGTTCGTCGGATGGGACTTTGCGTAAATCACTACAGCGGGGAGAATTCCACACTTTCTCACTGAGTTCTCTCGCGAGCTTTTCGGAGTTCTTCTCGATCAACCTCACCAATCGGCCAGCCAGCATGGCGCACCTCCATATGCAGGTTTACCTGGATTACCCTTGACGGGGGGACGTTACCCGATTGGTGGTGTGAAGGTCAATGACACGTTCGTCGGGCCTCGTAGATTGTCTTCATCTTCGTACGGATCACGGTTTCTGTTTGTTTAGGGTACGAATGTGAGCAAGTACGATGGTACCGCTTCTTGAACTTGCCAGACCCATTTGCTATTCTTCGCGAACCTTTCGTCATAACCGTCACCACTTCCCACTGCCTAGGAACCGTAAGGAGTACACACATGGCCGGCATCAAGCGGGCGTTGCTCAGTGTTTCAGATAAAACCGGAGTCGTCGAGATGGCCAAGGGGCTGGAAGCGCTCGGGGCGCAAATTTTGTCGACAGGCGGAACGTCGAAGGCGCTTCGCGAGGCCGGGGTGAACGTCACGGATGTGGCTGCCTATACCGGATCGCCGGAGATTCTTGATGGTCGGGTGAAAACATTGCACCCCAAGATCCATGGTGGCTTACTGGGGCGCCGTTCCCTTCCAGCGCATGTCGAACAGATGGCTCAACATGGGATCGGTCCTATCGATGTCGTGGTGGTGAATCTGTACCCCTTTGAGGCCACCATTGGTAAGTCTGATTGCCGTTTTGAAGACGCCATTGAGAATATCGATATTGGTGGCCCGTCCATGTTGCGTTCAGCCGCCAAGAATCATGAGGATGTGCTGGTCGTGGTCGATCCGGCCGATTATTCCCGGGTGCTGGATGCCGTGAAGACCAATGCTGCGACGGCGGCGCTCCGTCGTGAGTTGGCCATGAAAGTCTTTCAACATACCGCGCGCTATGATGGATTGATCGCCGGGTACTTGGAGCGGCAGATGAAGGGCGGAGAGGTCAAGTTCCCCAAGGTGCTGTCGCTTCAGTTTGAGTTGAGCGAAACGCTTCGTTATGGCGAAAACCCTCATCAACAGGGTGCGTTTTATCGTGAGCTCAGCAATCATGAGCCTTCAGTTTCGCGAGGGAAGATCCTGCATGGAAAGGCGATGTCGTACAATAATTTTCTGGATGCCAACTCCGCGCTGGAATTGGTGAAAGAATATCAGGACACTGCCGTTGCCATCATTAAGCACAACAATCCGTGTGGCGTGGCCCTGGGAGCGACACCGGTGGAAGCCTATGTGAAGGCCCGCGAGACCGATCCGGTCTCGGCGTTCGGAGGGGTGCTGGCCTTTAATCGTATCGTGGATCTGGCCACCGCAAAGGAAATCACGTCCACGTTCGTTGAGGTCGTCATCGCTCCCGGGTTTGCCGATGATGCCCTCGCTGAATTGAAACGCAAGAAAGATCTTCGGTTGTTGGATATCGGCCCACTCACGAAGGTCAAGCAGGATGGGTTTGA is a window encoding:
- a CDS encoding OmpA family protein, with the protein product MWYRQDPQSSDQNHPQRAEFMRRARILAGGLVALILFAVVCIPRHLPSQPLAAAITPASLYISFQQNSLVFRGSLPSERSKTAILQQAHTLYAKKGIRVTDQFTVDPQVGAATWVDTIPQLLPILGWMVERGSIIIDGHSLVLTGQVSSPREKADVLHAIAPAVRAGLTIEDRVMVAPTTTSPPTSVSLSALQLSLNQVLAKSSIEFEPDSATITAKGHAVLDHIVVLLQKVPTAPIEIASHTDIGGAAEHNLQLSRHRADAVKQYLTRQGLTNPFTTIGYGSTRPLSNRKYQPGLPQNQRIELLMIRTT
- the purH gene encoding bifunctional phosphoribosylaminoimidazolecarboxamide formyltransferase/IMP cyclohydrolase, with amino-acid sequence MKRALLSVSDKTGVVEMAKGLEALGAQILSTGGTSKALREAGVNVTDVAAYTGSPEILDGRVKTLHPKIHGGLLGRRSLPAHVEQMAQHGIGPIDVVVVNLYPFEATIGKSDCRFEDAIENIDIGGPSMLRSAAKNHEDVLVVVDPADYSRVLDAVKTNAATAALRRELAMKVFQHTARYDGLIAGYLERQMKGGEVKFPKVLSLQFELSETLRYGENPHQQGAFYRELSNHEPSVSRGKILHGKAMSYNNFLDANSALELVKEYQDTAVAIIKHNNPCGVALGATPVEAYVKARETDPVSAFGGVLAFNRIVDLATAKEITSTFVEVVIAPGFADDALAELKRKKDLRLLDIGPLTKVKQDGFDLKKLVGGLIVQDRDLGVLTDLRALTVPTLRKPTDEEYAACAFAWTVCKHVKSNAIIYAKPGQTVGIGAGQMSRVDSVKLAAMKAQMPVKGCVMASDAFFPFRDGLDAAAEAGITAVIQPGGSIRDAEVVKAADEYGMAMILTGMRHFRH